The sequence below is a genomic window from Dyadobacter chenwenxiniae.
CGAACCGGAAAAGGTGTCCATAAGGACGAATACACTTTTGAAATCGACGGGGTGACGCTCAAAAAGTTTGGCTCGCAAGGCCAGCAGAAGTCTTTTTTGATTGCGTTAAAGCTAGCTCAATTCGAACTTCTGAAAGAAGAAAAAGAAAAAACGCCTATCCTGTTACTAGACGACATCTTCGACAAACTCGACGACCGCCGCATTCAAAAACTAATAGAACTAATCGACACCGGCTTCCTAGGCCAGGTCTTCATCACCGATGCACGGCCAGAACGTTCTCAGAAGATTTTAGAGAATGTGAAAGCGGATGTCCGGTTTTTTGAGATTGAGAAGGTGCTGCCGGGCAAAGATTAAACCTTCCTTCTCGAATCGATCAGGTTAAGGATCAAAACACTATTTTCAAATACAGTATAAAACAAGCTTTGGTGCTTGCCTAATACCAACTCGCGAACAGATGGCAATAAGGCGTAAGGTTTACCTAAAAAATGAAAACGTTCCCGGTTTTTCAAACTGGCTTCCAAATCATCTGTAAATTTTTCAGCACTTACTTCTCCCCAGGTATCATAAATGTAGGATACCGTTTCAGAGTAATTATCCTTTGCGAGCGGAGTCCATTTTATCTCGTAAGACACGCTTTACTTCTGTTAAGACATCGTTGTTGGAAATCAGTTGTCCTAATTCTGCTTGAAGTAAAGATTGGTTGAGTTCTTTGAGTAGTTCCGGAGAATTTGCGTCAATGCCGTTGTCCACGTTTTGATGTTCCATGAAGGAACGTATCGAAAGCAGTAAGTCTTCCATACGGTTTTCATCTACTTCGTTAACGAGTCGGATTACCTCAGATTTCAACTCCCGGTTGGACATAGAAAGCATTGTTTAAATGGCAATACTAAGACAAATCTACACATTAAAAACAAGAAAGCCAGACTGCTCGATCTGGCCTCAATAGGCTGCTTTTAAACGTACTTCACATCCAACTCCTTAGCCTCGGCCACAAACTCCTTCACTTTCTGCTCGTCTTCTTTTTTGCAGATGAGGAGGACGCCATCGTATTCTGCGACGATGAAGCC
It includes:
- a CDS encoding type II toxin-antitoxin system RelE/ParE family toxin; amino-acid sequence: MSYEIKWTPLAKDNYSETVSYIYDTWGEVSAEKFTDDLEASLKNRERFHFLGKPYALLPSVRELVLGKHQSLFYTVFENSVLILNLIDSRRKV